GCGAAACCATCGAAGGTCGCATGGTTATAGAAAATGGAATTGTACAAGTGACTTATAGCAATGATGTTTATATCATCATTAACTATACCTCACAAAACAAAACCATCGATTCAGTTGAAATCGAACCCTTTAATTACTATGTAGGAGGGCTCGAGTGATGGAAAAAGTTAAAGCTTTTTTAACCAAAGTGAAAGATCTGTTGGATAAAATCATTATTCAACCCATTGACCGTATCAAAGAAAAAATTTCTAACCATAAAACGACGCAAACGTTGAAACAAAAAATTACCAATAAACGTCGTGAGCACTTAGTAGGATTTGCATTTATCTTTGTGTGGATTGTTGGGTATGCCATTTTCACCTTATATCCAGTCTTTTATAGTCTATACTTAAGCTTTTTTAAAGTCCGAATGGATGGTGGAAATCTGAA
This sequence is a window from Methanocalculus natronophilus. Protein-coding genes within it:
- a CDS encoding DUF5696 domain-containing protein, with translation MEGRMVIENGIVQVTYSNDVYIIINYTSQNKTIDSVEIEPFNYYVGGLE